One region of Ananas comosus cultivar F153 linkage group 9, ASM154086v1, whole genome shotgun sequence genomic DNA includes:
- the LOC109714937 gene encoding uncharacterized protein LOC109714937: MTTRCKIHHGGGGGGGGVCAPCLRERLLALSAAQNEASPGHHRDPLGPLPPLDPSPLALPRSVSPYVPRRRSDAPRRNPSFLFFRSPQVGPSGVGDDGGLWIGEREKSGKGIGGVKFSILSTLFGHSGSSAESTSKLSRSRSKSWLSALVHVARRKKPPETGSPAPGRARRSLPVRDRGMSPEEEEEDDDCGDGESGCSRESPWLHPTPSPMRRGPRHRRGGVGGGGGVSGFAVCLSPLMRPSPGGRRRSRRSRAADLDFSGDLRCSATSQPPRCHGGADALGHCRSRKLGEFGRFR, from the coding sequence ATGACGACGAGGTGCAAGATccaccacggcggcggcggcggcggcggcggcgtgtgCGCGCCGTGCCTCCGCGAGCGGCTCCTCGCCCTCTCCGCGGCGCAGAACGAGGCCTCCCCGGGCCACCACCGCGATCCCCTCGGCCCTCTTCCTCCTCTAGATCCTTCTCCTCTCGCGCTCCCCCGATCCGTCTCCCCCTACGTTCCCCGCCGCCGCTCCGACGCCCCGCGCCGGAACCCTAGCTTCCTCTTCTTCAGGTCGCCCCAGGTCGGCCCCTCGGGCGTCGGGGACGACGGGGGTTTGTGGATCGGGGAGCGGGAGAAGAGTGGAAAGGGGATCGGCGGTGTCAAGTTCTCGATACTCTCGACCCTCTTCGGCCACTCCGGATCCTCCGCGGAGAGCACCTCCAAGCTCTCGCGATCGAGGTCGAAATCGTGGCTCTCCGCGCTCGTCCACGTCGCTCGCCGGAAGAAGCCACCGGAGACGGGGTCCCCGGCGCCGGGGAGGGCGAGGCGATCCCTCCCCGTAAGGGATCGGGGGATGTCcccggaggaggaagaggaggacgacgacTGCGGCGACGGCGAGAGCGGGTGCTCGAGGGAGTCGCCGTGGCTCCACCCGACCCCGTCGCCGATGCGGCGCGGGCCACGCCACCgccgcggcggcgtcggcggcggcggaggggtcTCGGGGTTCGCGGTGTGCCTGAGCCCCCTGATGAGGCCGAGCCCCggcggccgccgccgcagccgccggaGCCGCGCCGCGGACCTGGACTTCTCCGGCGACCTCCGCTGCAGCGCGACGTCGCAGCCGCCCCGATGCCACGGCGGCGCCGACGCTCTCGGCCACTGCCGTTCCAGGAAGCTCGGGGAGTTCGGTAGATTCCGTTGA